A window of the Candidatus Methylomirabilota bacterium genome harbors these coding sequences:
- a CDS encoding helicase HerA-like domain-containing protein, which translates to MDPILIGKGEHPVYVLPRYGNRHGLVAGATGTGKTVSLMVLAEGFSRLGVPVFLADVKGDVAGLAMPGVATEKIQQRVAQIGIAGYAPEASPVVFWDLYGKAGHPVRATISEIGPSLLARMLELNDTQTGTLDVAFKLADERGLLLLDLEDLRALLSFVADNRKQISTQFGLVSAPSLAAIQRALLSLEREGGKALFGEPALELADLLRTDLSGRGIVSILAADQLILKPRLYSTFLLWLLSELFENLPEVGDLDKPKLVFCFDEAHLLFDDAPPALRQRVEQVVRLIRSKGVGVYFCTQYPDDVPNEILGQLGNRIQHALRAYTPRDQKAVRTAAETFVANPKLDVAKVIGQLGVGEALVSSLLDKGVPMPVERTLMAPPRCRMGAITPEERAAVRARSPVGATYDMPVNRESAYEMLSRRAETADASARTGSAQKDGPAESGGGLSDLLWGTKRRQGMVEAMAKQAARTVGSQIGRQILRGVLGGILGGSRRR; encoded by the coding sequence GTGGATCCGATCCTCATCGGCAAGGGCGAACATCCCGTGTACGTGCTGCCCCGCTACGGCAACCGCCATGGCCTGGTGGCGGGCGCCACCGGCACCGGCAAGACCGTGTCCCTGATGGTGCTGGCCGAAGGCTTCTCGCGACTGGGCGTGCCGGTGTTCCTGGCCGACGTGAAGGGTGATGTGGCCGGCCTGGCCATGCCGGGCGTCGCCACCGAGAAGATCCAGCAGCGCGTCGCCCAGATCGGCATCGCGGGCTACGCCCCCGAGGCCAGTCCCGTGGTGTTCTGGGACCTCTACGGCAAGGCCGGCCACCCGGTGCGCGCCACCATCAGCGAGATCGGCCCGAGCCTGCTGGCGCGGATGCTCGAGCTCAACGACACCCAGACGGGAACGCTGGATGTCGCCTTCAAGCTGGCCGATGAGCGGGGCTTGCTGCTCCTCGACCTCGAGGATTTGCGCGCCCTGCTCAGCTTCGTGGCCGACAACCGCAAGCAGATTTCCACGCAATTCGGCCTGGTGAGCGCGCCCTCGCTGGCCGCCATCCAGCGCGCGCTGCTGTCGCTGGAACGGGAGGGCGGCAAAGCACTGTTCGGTGAGCCGGCCCTGGAGCTCGCCGACCTGCTACGCACCGACCTCAGCGGGCGCGGCATCGTCAGCATCCTCGCCGCCGATCAGCTCATCCTCAAGCCCCGGCTCTACTCGACCTTCCTGCTGTGGCTGCTGTCGGAGCTGTTCGAGAACCTGCCCGAGGTGGGCGATCTCGACAAGCCCAAGCTGGTCTTCTGCTTCGACGAGGCTCACCTGCTGTTCGACGACGCGCCGCCTGCCCTGCGCCAGCGGGTGGAGCAGGTGGTGCGGCTCATCCGCTCCAAGGGCGTGGGCGTGTACTTCTGCACCCAGTACCCGGACGACGTGCCCAACGAGATCCTCGGTCAGCTCGGCAACCGCATCCAGCACGCGCTGCGCGCCTACACCCCGCGGGACCAGAAGGCCGTGCGCACCGCCGCCGAGACCTTCGTGGCCAACCCCAAGCTCGACGTCGCCAAGGTCATCGGCCAGCTCGGGGTCGGCGAGGCCCTGGTCTCCAGTCTCCTCGACAAGGGCGTGCCCATGCCGGTGGAGCGCACGCTGATGGCCCCGCCCCGCTGTCGCATGGGGGCCATCACGCCGGAAGAGCGCGCCGCGGTGCGGGCGCGCAGCCCGGTCGGCGCGACGTACGACATGCCCGTGAACCGGGAGTCGGCGTACGAGATGCTGAGCCGCCGCGCCGAGACGGCTGACGCCTCTGCGCGAACGGGCTCGGCACAGAAAGACGGGCCAGCGGAATCCGGCGGGGGGTTGAGCGATCTGTTGTGGGGCACCAAGCGGCGGCAGGGCATGGTGGAAGCCATGGCCAAGCAAGCCGCGCGCACCGTGGGCAGCCAGATCGGCCGGCAGATCCTGCGCGGCGTGCTGGGTGGCATCCTGGGCGGCTCGCGCCGCCGGTAG
- a CDS encoding cyclase family protein, whose protein sequence is MAKLSKADVLKKAEELKNWGKWGPEDELGVLNYITPQDIVNAARLVKKGKVFRLGLNLDENGPQRGLFGGRWNPLHQMLATGTDAVAGKHDVTPGLRYADDAINLPTQAATQWDALAHVFLGDKMWNGYPATLVDSRGAHKNGIEKFANKMVGRGVLLDVARVKGVACLQDGYGITVADLEATARQQKVEVRRADFVIIRTGQMEDRLQKGEWGGYAGGDAPGLAFETLDWIHAKQIAAICSDTWGIEVRPNDTPKDVFQPWHLVTIPAIGIVHGEIFYVKELAEDCAADGVYEFFFCAPPLVITRGTGSPINPQAIK, encoded by the coding sequence ATGGCCAAGCTGAGCAAAGCCGACGTGTTGAAGAAGGCCGAGGAGCTCAAGAACTGGGGCAAGTGGGGTCCCGAGGACGAGCTGGGCGTCCTCAACTACATCACGCCTCAGGACATCGTGAACGCGGCTCGGCTCGTGAAGAAGGGCAAGGTTTTCCGGCTCGGCCTCAATCTCGACGAGAACGGCCCCCAGCGCGGGTTGTTCGGCGGGCGCTGGAACCCGCTCCATCAGATGCTGGCCACCGGCACCGACGCCGTGGCCGGCAAGCACGACGTGACCCCGGGCCTGCGCTACGCGGATGACGCCATCAACCTGCCCACCCAGGCGGCCACCCAGTGGGATGCGCTCGCCCACGTCTTCCTGGGCGACAAGATGTGGAACGGGTACCCGGCGACCCTCGTGGACAGTCGGGGCGCCCACAAGAACGGCATCGAGAAGTTCGCCAACAAGATGGTGGGCCGGGGCGTCCTGCTCGACGTGGCGCGGGTCAAGGGCGTGGCCTGCCTGCAGGACGGCTATGGGATCACCGTCGCCGATCTCGAGGCCACGGCCCGGCAACAGAAGGTCGAAGTCCGCCGAGCCGACTTCGTCATCATCCGCACCGGGCAGATGGAGGACCGCCTGCAGAAGGGGGAATGGGGCGGCTATGCGGGGGGCGACGCCCCCGGCCTGGCCTTCGAGACGCTGGACTGGATCCATGCGAAGCAGATCGCGGCGATCTGCAGCGACACCTGGGGGATCGAGGTCCGCCCCAACGACACGCCGAAGGATGTCTTCCAGCCCTGGCATCTGGTCACGATCCCGGCGATCGGGATCGTGCACGGCGAGATCTTCTACGTGAAGGAGCTGGCGGAGGACTGCGCCGCCGACGGCGTCTACGAGTTCTTCTTCTGCGCGCCCCCGCTGGTGATCACCCGGGGCACGGGCTCGCCGATCAACCCGCAGGCCATCAAGTAG
- a CDS encoding alpha/beta hydrolase, producing MPTVLPQTATWFTYFPEDYRWSSAVCGILSSAPWGGSDIGEVDRACRGLRKHVGDDTAWFEAWRAEADRVAALAREAEQRGRKITAASAYLRACDYYQMGERFRTPKDEAALQAYRQGVECFKRFAGLTERPRIEVVEVPYEGGSLPAYFVHAENTQLARRPCVVFFDGLDITKELQYLRGVPDLVRRGIACLIVDGPGTGEAIRFRGHYLRHDYEVAARAAVDYLVQRPDVDPERLGVMAVSLGGYYAPRCASLEPRFKACIAWGAIWDYHATWKRRIEAGFRASMSVPGHHICWILGVNSVEEALKKLEPFRLDGVVQRMRCAFLLTHGADDEQIPMADARALFEAVGSADKTFRVFTTEEGGSQHCQRDYLTLGTSVMFDWLAEKL from the coding sequence ATGCCTACAGTGCTGCCGCAGACCGCCACCTGGTTCACGTACTTCCCCGAGGACTACCGATGGTCGTCGGCCGTGTGTGGGATTCTGAGCAGCGCGCCCTGGGGGGGAAGCGACATCGGCGAAGTCGACCGGGCCTGCCGAGGCCTGCGCAAGCACGTGGGCGACGACACGGCGTGGTTCGAGGCCTGGCGCGCCGAGGCCGACCGCGTGGCGGCTCTGGCCCGGGAGGCCGAGCAGCGTGGCCGGAAGATCACGGCAGCCAGCGCGTATCTCCGCGCCTGCGACTACTACCAGATGGGCGAGCGCTTCCGCACGCCGAAAGACGAGGCGGCGCTGCAGGCGTACCGGCAGGGTGTGGAGTGCTTCAAGCGCTTCGCTGGTCTGACCGAGCGCCCACGCATCGAGGTGGTCGAGGTCCCCTACGAAGGCGGAAGCTTACCGGCGTACTTCGTGCACGCGGAGAACACCCAGCTGGCCCGCCGGCCTTGCGTCGTGTTCTTCGACGGGCTCGACATCACCAAGGAGCTACAGTACCTCCGCGGCGTTCCCGATCTGGTCCGTCGGGGGATCGCCTGCCTGATCGTGGACGGCCCGGGCACGGGCGAGGCGATCCGCTTCCGCGGCCACTACCTGCGTCACGACTACGAGGTGGCGGCCCGCGCCGCCGTGGACTACCTGGTGCAGCGACCCGACGTCGACCCCGAGCGCCTGGGGGTGATGGCGGTCAGCCTGGGCGGCTATTACGCGCCCCGGTGCGCCTCGCTGGAACCCCGCTTCAAGGCCTGCATCGCCTGGGGCGCCATCTGGGACTATCACGCCACCTGGAAGCGGCGCATCGAGGCGGGCTTCCGCGCCTCGATGTCGGTGCCCGGCCACCACATCTGCTGGATTCTCGGCGTGAACAGCGTCGAGGAGGCCCTCAAGAAGCTGGAGCCGTTCCGTCTGGACGGCGTCGTGCAACGCATGCGCTGCGCCTTCTTGCTGACCCACGGGGCCGACGACGAGCAGATCCCCATGGCCGACGCCCGGGCGCTGTTCGAGGCGGTCGGCTCCGCGGACAAGACCTTCCGGGTCTTCACCACGGAGGAGGGAGGCTCCCAGCACTGCCAGCGCGACTACCTGACCCTCGGCACCAGCGTCATGTTCGACTGGCTGGCCGAGAAGCTGTGA
- a CDS encoding MBL fold metallo-hydrolase encodes MKQLTANVHVETGLRGSNHGFVTTSDGLVLIDGPFKPSDALRLRAEIERRGRLRYILNTEPHGDHWTANAFFQVPVVAHEGVRTRILTTDMAEHVARVASFGPEEPKLLEGYRPNAPIITFQREMRLHVGQHTFRMVHMPGHTPYQAAVIVEEEGVVFTSDNIFCKVQTWLQEADPDRWLQALDALRSLREEVFVPGHGPVCDKRYLDEQEAFIREWVAYVESGLDRGLTRDECVATLTAMTDRYPMDVEQDGMAPRVMRMNVANLYDYLTGAGIHRRS; translated from the coding sequence ATGAAACAGCTCACGGCCAACGTCCACGTGGAGACCGGGTTGCGCGGGTCGAACCACGGCTTCGTCACCACGTCTGATGGTCTGGTCCTCATCGACGGCCCGTTCAAGCCGAGCGACGCCCTGCGCTTGCGCGCCGAGATCGAGCGGCGCGGCCGGCTCCGCTACATCCTCAACACCGAGCCCCACGGCGATCACTGGACGGCCAACGCGTTCTTCCAGGTGCCGGTGGTCGCTCACGAAGGCGTGCGGACCCGGATCCTGACCACGGACATGGCCGAGCACGTGGCCCGCGTGGCGTCTTTCGGTCCCGAGGAGCCGAAGCTGCTGGAGGGATATCGGCCCAATGCCCCCATCATCACGTTCCAGCGCGAGATGCGGCTGCACGTGGGCCAGCACACGTTTCGCATGGTCCACATGCCCGGGCACACGCCCTATCAGGCCGCCGTGATCGTGGAAGAGGAGGGCGTGGTCTTCACCAGCGACAACATCTTCTGCAAGGTCCAGACCTGGCTTCAGGAAGCCGATCCCGACCGCTGGCTCCAGGCCCTGGACGCCCTGCGGAGCCTGCGGGAAGAAGTCTTCGTTCCCGGCCACGGCCCCGTCTGCGACAAGCGGTATCTCGACGAGCAAGAGGCCTTCATCCGGGAATGGGTGGCCTACGTCGAGAGTGGCCTCGACCGCGGCCTGACCAGGGACGAGTGCGTGGCCACCCTCACCGCGATGACCGACCGTTACCCGATGGACGTGGAGCAGGACGGCATGGCCCCCCGGGTCATGCGGATGAACGTCGCCAATCTCTACGACTACCTGACCGGCGCCGGCATCCACCGGCGGAGCTGA
- a CDS encoding IS110 family transposase — translation MEIVNARCAGLDVHKATVVAAVRVPGPQYGERHSERKTFATTKRGLTELTDWLIAHSATTVAMESTGVYWRPVYAALEGVVNVILVNARHVKMVPGRKTDMKDCEWLAQLLECGLLRSSFVPPAAVRDLRDLTRLRKTLIRERGHHVNRIEKTLELAQIKIGSVISDLMGKTGRAILEALIAGVDDPDQLAELAQGLLRKKRLALREALVGGLSPHYAFLLQQHLSLIDALDVHIATLDARIETAILPFADAVALAQSMPGVATRAAQAILAETGVDMASFPSAAHFASWARLCPGNHESAGKRQPATTGKGATWLRATLQESAWAAGHVKKSYYRALYYRLKGRRGPKKAIVAVQHAMLVALWHMLTHRVRHQDLGADYFTRRDAARVRRHHVRHLQRLGYDVVLTEKAA, via the coding sequence ATGGAGATCGTGAACGCGCGGTGTGCGGGCCTCGACGTACACAAGGCGACCGTCGTGGCCGCTGTGCGGGTGCCGGGACCACAGTACGGTGAGCGCCACAGCGAGCGAAAGACCTTTGCCACCACGAAGCGGGGTCTCACCGAGCTGACCGACTGGCTGATTGCCCATAGCGCCACCACCGTGGCGATGGAGTCCACCGGGGTGTATTGGCGGCCGGTGTATGCGGCGCTCGAAGGCGTCGTGAACGTGATCCTCGTCAACGCGCGACATGTAAAAATGGTCCCGGGCCGCAAGACCGACATGAAGGACTGTGAATGGCTGGCCCAATTGCTCGAATGTGGTCTGCTCCGCAGCAGCTTCGTCCCGCCGGCGGCGGTGCGCGACCTCCGAGACCTGACCCGCCTGCGCAAGACGCTGATCCGGGAACGCGGTCACCACGTCAATCGCATCGAGAAGACACTCGAGTTGGCGCAGATCAAGATCGGCAGTGTCATCAGCGACCTCATGGGCAAGACGGGCCGCGCTATCCTCGAAGCCTTGATCGCGGGCGTTGACGATCCGGATCAGCTGGCCGAGCTCGCACAGGGCTTGCTTCGGAAGAAGCGGCTGGCCCTTCGCGAAGCGTTGGTGGGCGGCCTCAGTCCGCACTACGCTTTTCTGCTGCAACAGCATTTGTCGCTGATCGACGCGCTCGACGTCCACATCGCCACCCTGGATGCTCGGATCGAGACGGCCATCCTTCCATTTGCTGACGCCGTGGCACTCGCGCAGAGCATGCCGGGGGTGGCGACCCGCGCGGCGCAGGCGATTCTCGCCGAGACCGGTGTCGACATGGCCTCGTTCCCGTCCGCTGCACACTTCGCCTCGTGGGCGCGTTTGTGTCCCGGCAATCATGAAAGCGCCGGCAAGCGCCAGCCCGCCACGACCGGCAAAGGCGCGACCTGGTTGCGGGCGACGCTCCAGGAATCGGCGTGGGCCGCCGGCCACGTCAAGAAGAGCTACTACCGCGCGCTCTATTACCGCCTCAAAGGGCGGCGCGGACCCAAGAAGGCGATCGTCGCCGTGCAGCACGCCATGCTGGTCGCCCTCTGGCACATGCTCACTCATCGCGTGCGCCATCAGGATCTCGGGGCCGACTACTTCACTCGTCGCGACGCGGCACGCGTTCGACGCCACCACGTTCGCCATCTTCAAAGGCTCGGCTATGACGTCGTGCTCACGGAGAAGGCCGCCTGA
- a CDS encoding DUF222 domain-containing protein: protein MEIHSPIRVAIDDCTANHARTAELDRLGDEIAELAAHLDAATARLLDLIRVFDARGGWGNGFKSCAHWLSWRVGMDLGAARERVRVARALGGLPLLAQALARGELSYAKVRALTRVATAETEERLLAVGRAGTAEHVERIVRGWRKVDRQAEAQEAARRHKSRALHVYQDEDGMVVLRGRLEPEVGALVVQALTAARETLYQKARAMEQQRPAEMDPGSADVPAGASSFYPDTSTMAQQQADALALLAETALHHGLEPGTPDEHYQVVVHVDAEVRADQDAPGQSVLEEGTRVSYET, encoded by the coding sequence ATGGAAATTCACTCGCCGATTCGTGTTGCCATTGACGACTGCACGGCAAATCACGCCAGGACCGCAGAGCTCGACCGGCTGGGCGACGAGATTGCCGAGCTGGCCGCTCACCTGGACGCCGCCACTGCTCGCCTCCTGGATCTGATCCGCGTGTTTGACGCGCGCGGCGGCTGGGGCAACGGGTTCAAGTCCTGTGCCCACTGGCTGTCGTGGCGGGTAGGGATGGACCTGGGTGCGGCGCGCGAGCGCGTCCGCGTGGCGCGGGCTCTGGGCGGACTGCCGTTGCTGGCCCAGGCGTTGGCCCGCGGGGAGCTCTCGTACGCCAAGGTGCGGGCTTTGACCCGCGTGGCCACCGCCGAGACCGAAGAACGCCTGCTCGCGGTCGGGCGGGCCGGCACGGCCGAGCACGTCGAGCGGATCGTGCGGGGCTGGCGCAAGGTCGACCGGCAGGCCGAAGCTCAGGAAGCCGCACGGCGGCACAAGAGCCGAGCGCTGCACGTGTATCAAGATGAAGACGGCATGGTGGTCCTGCGCGGGCGGCTGGAGCCCGAGGTCGGCGCGCTGGTCGTGCAGGCGCTGACGGCGGCCCGGGAGACGCTGTATCAGAAAGCGCGCGCCATGGAGCAGCAGCGCCCCGCCGAGATGGACCCCGGCTCGGCCGACGTTCCTGCGGGAGCATCGTCCTTTTACCCGGACACCTCCACGATGGCTCAGCAGCAGGCCGACGCCCTGGCGCTGCTGGCCGAGACGGCCCTGCACCACGGGCTCGAGCCCGGGACCCCGGACGAGCATTATCAGGTGGTGGTCCACGTCGACGCTGAGGTCCGGGCGGACCAGGACGCACCCGGTCAGTCCGTCCTCGAGGAGGGCACACGCGTTTCCTATGAAACTTAG
- a CDS encoding molybdopterin-dependent oxidoreductase, which produces MQPLNPTARDLPPPASGLMSFPPRERWDDWEEYDPAAWPRKVKRRYSLIPTICFNCEAACGLLAYVDRDRLQIQKFEGNPAHPGSRGRTCAKGPATLNQVNDPERIRYPLRRVGPRGGGRWERVTWDEALDDIAARIRQALVARRPQEVMYHLGRPGHELVYLQRVLHAWGIDGHNSHTNVCSASARAGYAFWMGMDRPSPDHAHSRFMLLLSSHLETGHYFNPHAQRIIEGKMRGARVCVMDTRLSNTAAMADWWLAPWPGTEGAVLLAMAHVLIRERRYDREFVRRWVNWEEYLRAERTDLPVTFEAFERALDERYAQFTPEFAQQESGVDAATIVEVSRAIADAGPALATHIWRNTAAGNLGGWQVARALQLLVVLMGAVGAEGGTAPNAWNKFIPAPPLMPPPAQVWSELLMPREYPLAFFEMSYLLPHFLREGRGKLAMYFTRVYNPVWTNPDGMSWIEMLTDEAKIERHACLTPVWSETAWFSDFVLPMGVASERHDLMSQETHAARWIGFRQPVLRVALERQGRTFDWTWQAHEAAGLGQVWEEDEFWIELSWRIDPDGALGIRRYFESPYRPGEKLRIEEFYRWIFEHSVPGLPEAARAEGLTPLGYMRRYGSFLVDEGPYRPHEQALAPAALAGASIDPRTKLASKDGRVVGCEVDGTVRAGFPTPSRKLEFFSSTLSDWKWPEQAVPDYLRSHVHWSRLDRDRGEMVLLPTFRLPTLIHTRSGNAKWLYEISHTNPIWIHPEDAARVGARTGDLLKVSTAIGHFVDRVWVTEGLRPGVIACSHHLGRWRLQEDSGGERWSTALVDLKQLEPGRWRMRQIHGIEPFDSDDPDSRRVWWTEAGVNQNLTFPVQPDPVSGQHCWHQKVRVSRPDPDDRYGDIVVDTNKAHEVYREWLSLTRPAPGPGNLRRPLWLPRAFRPADEAYRIQ; this is translated from the coding sequence ATGCAGCCGCTCAACCCGACCGCTCGCGACCTGCCGCCGCCCGCCAGCGGGCTCATGAGCTTTCCGCCGCGGGAGCGCTGGGACGATTGGGAGGAATACGATCCCGCCGCGTGGCCCCGCAAGGTCAAGCGGCGCTACTCCCTCATCCCGACCATCTGCTTCAACTGCGAGGCGGCTTGCGGCCTGCTCGCGTACGTCGACCGTGACCGGCTCCAGATTCAGAAGTTCGAGGGCAATCCGGCGCATCCGGGCAGCCGCGGACGCACCTGCGCCAAGGGTCCGGCCACGCTGAACCAGGTGAACGATCCGGAACGGATCCGCTACCCGCTCCGGCGCGTCGGTCCCCGCGGGGGGGGCCGCTGGGAACGGGTCACGTGGGACGAGGCCCTCGACGACATCGCCGCCCGCATCCGCCAGGCGCTTGTCGCGCGCCGCCCGCAGGAGGTCATGTACCACCTGGGCCGGCCCGGCCACGAGCTCGTCTACTTGCAGCGGGTGCTGCACGCCTGGGGGATCGACGGCCACAACAGCCACACCAACGTCTGCTCGGCGAGCGCGCGGGCCGGCTACGCCTTCTGGATGGGGATGGATCGCCCGTCGCCCGACCACGCCCACAGCCGGTTCATGCTCCTGCTCTCCTCCCACCTGGAAACCGGTCACTACTTCAACCCGCACGCCCAGCGGATCATCGAGGGCAAGATGCGGGGCGCCAGGGTGTGCGTCATGGACACCCGCCTGAGCAACACCGCCGCCATGGCCGACTGGTGGCTGGCTCCCTGGCCGGGCACGGAAGGGGCGGTGCTGCTGGCCATGGCCCACGTGCTCATCCGGGAGCGCCGCTACGACCGTGAGTTCGTGCGGCGGTGGGTGAACTGGGAAGAATACCTGCGCGCCGAGCGAACCGATCTGCCCGTGACCTTCGAGGCCTTCGAGCGAGCGCTCGACGAACGGTATGCCCAGTTCACCCCCGAGTTCGCCCAGCAGGAGAGCGGCGTGGACGCCGCCACCATCGTCGAGGTCTCCCGGGCCATCGCCGACGCCGGCCCGGCGCTGGCCACCCACATCTGGCGCAACACGGCGGCGGGCAACCTGGGCGGCTGGCAGGTCGCCCGGGCTCTGCAGCTGCTGGTCGTGCTCATGGGGGCGGTGGGGGCGGAGGGCGGCACGGCCCCGAACGCCTGGAACAAGTTCATCCCCGCCCCGCCACTCATGCCACCGCCGGCTCAGGTGTGGAGCGAGCTGCTCATGCCCCGCGAGTACCCGCTCGCCTTCTTCGAGATGAGCTATCTCTTGCCGCATTTCCTGCGTGAGGGCCGCGGCAAGCTCGCCATGTACTTCACCCGCGTGTACAACCCGGTCTGGACGAACCCCGACGGCATGTCGTGGATCGAGATGCTGACCGACGAGGCCAAGATCGAGCGGCATGCCTGTCTGACTCCCGTGTGGAGCGAGACGGCATGGTTCTCCGATTTCGTATTGCCGATGGGAGTCGCCTCCGAGCGCCACGACCTGATGTCCCAGGAGACCCACGCCGCGCGCTGGATCGGATTCCGGCAACCCGTGCTTCGCGTGGCCCTGGAGCGCCAGGGCCGCACGTTCGACTGGACCTGGCAGGCCCACGAGGCGGCGGGCCTCGGTCAGGTGTGGGAGGAGGACGAGTTCTGGATCGAGCTGTCCTGGCGCATCGACCCCGACGGCGCCCTGGGCATCCGCCGTTACTTCGAGTCGCCCTACCGCCCCGGGGAAAAGCTCCGCATCGAGGAGTTCTATCGCTGGATCTTCGAGCACAGCGTGCCCGGGCTGCCGGAGGCCGCCCGGGCCGAGGGGTTGACCCCGCTGGGCTACATGCGGCGGTACGGCTCCTTCCTCGTCGACGAGGGCCCGTACCGGCCTCACGAGCAGGCGCTGGCGCCCGCCGCGCTGGCCGGCGCCTCGATCGATCCGCGCACGAAGCTCGCCTCGAAAGATGGCCGGGTGGTCGGCTGCGAGGTGGATGGAACGGTGCGGGCGGGCTTTCCCACGCCGTCCCGGAAGCTGGAATTCTTCTCCTCGACGCTCAGCGACTGGAAGTGGCCGGAGCAGGCCGTGCCCGACTACCTGCGCAGTCACGTCCACTGGTCGCGCCTGGATCGTGACCGTGGCGAGATGGTCCTGCTCCCGACCTTTCGCCTGCCCACGCTGATCCACACCCGCTCGGGCAACGCCAAGTGGCTCTACGAGATCTCTCACACCAACCCGATCTGGATCCATCCCGAGGACGCCGCGCGGGTCGGGGCCCGGACCGGCGACCTGCTGAAGGTCAGCACGGCCATCGGCCATTTCGTCGATCGGGTATGGGTCACCGAAGGCCTTCGCCCGGGCGTCATCGCCTGCTCCCACCACCTGGGACGCTGGCGGCTTCAGGAGGACAGTGGAGGCGAGCGCTGGTCCACCGCGCTGGTGGACCTCAAGCAGCTCGAGCCCGGCCGGTGGCGCATGCGGCAGATCCACGGCATCGAGCCGTTCGACAGCGACGATCCCGACTCGCGGCGCGTCTGGTGGACGGAGGCCGGCGTCAACCAGAACCTGACGTTCCCCGTGCAGCCCGACCCGGTCAGCGGCCAGCACTGCTGGCATCAGAAAGTTCGCGTGTCCCGGCCCGACCCCGACGACCGCTACGGCGACATCGTGGTCGACACCAACAAGGCCCACGAGGTCTATCGGGAGTGGCTGAGCCTCACCCGTCCGGCACCGGGCCCGGGCAACCTGCGCCGCCCGCTGTGGCTGCCCAGGGCCTTCCGCCCGGCCGACGAAGCGTATCGGATCCAGTAG